A section of the Clostridium omnivorum genome encodes:
- the dapA gene encoding 4-hydroxy-tetrahydrodipicolinate synthase: MKLDGIWLPVITPFIEDKVDLKSYEKLINYYIDKGISGIIPLGTTGESPTISDMEYELILDKTMEYVNARVPVIVGAGGNYTKKVIEKIKVVEKYKPEGILSVSPYYNRPDQNGIYEHFKAISESTSLDMVLYNIPYRTGRNIELPTILKLSELKNIVGIKDACGDMKLSMNLILNAPSGFSVMVGEDILLYNSLLLGASGGILASSHLNTESFIDMYNKIQNNDYKAALEIWKQLSKLIPMLFEEPNPAPIKYCLSKLGLIDSDEVRLPLVRISDHLKNKLNSII; the protein is encoded by the coding sequence ATGAAGCTTGATGGAATATGGCTTCCAGTAATTACTCCATTTATAGAGGATAAGGTTGATTTAAAATCCTATGAAAAGCTAATTAATTACTATATAGATAAGGGAATATCAGGTATAATACCGCTAGGAACTACTGGTGAAAGCCCCACAATATCTGATATGGAGTATGAGCTTATTCTTGATAAAACCATGGAATATGTAAACGCAAGGGTACCTGTCATAGTTGGTGCTGGAGGTAACTATACCAAAAAAGTTATTGAAAAGATAAAGGTAGTTGAAAAGTATAAGCCTGAAGGGATTCTTTCTGTAAGTCCATATTACAATAGACCTGATCAAAACGGAATATATGAACACTTTAAAGCTATATCGGAGTCTACCAGTTTAGATATGGTGCTATATAATATTCCATATAGAACAGGAAGAAATATAGAGCTACCTACAATCCTTAAACTTTCAGAACTTAAAAATATAGTTGGTATTAAAGATGCTTGCGGTGACATGAAGCTGAGTATGAATCTAATTCTAAATGCACCCAGCGGCTTTTCAGTTATGGTAGGAGAAGATATCCTACTTTATAATTCACTGCTTCTTGGTGCCAGCGGAGGAATATTAGCCTCCTCCCATTTAAATACTGAAAGTTTTATTGACATGTACAATAAAATACAAAATAATGATTATAAAGCTGCCCTTGAAATATGGAAGCAGCTCTCAAAACTAATACCTATGCTATTTGAAGAACCTAATCCTGCTCCTATAAAATACTGTCTGAGTAAGCTAGGTCTTATTGACTCAGATGAAGTTAGACTACCTTTGGTTAGAATATCTGATCATTTAAAGAATAAATTGAATAGTATAATTTGA
- a CDS encoding aspartate-semialdehyde dehydrogenase, which yields MKYNVAVVGATGMVGRKFIEVLAEKNFPINNIYFYASKRSAGTKLSYKGSEIIVEELKEENISNKQIDFALFSAGGDTSLQFAPIFVKYNAVVIDNSSAWRMNSEVPLVVPEVNPQDIKWHKGIIANPNCSTIQAVVALKPLYDAYGIKRVVYSTYQAVSGSGLGGYSDLENGLKGEEPKKYPHPIAYNVLPHIDVFLDNGYTKEEKKMIDETQKILGDSSLKITATTVRVPVYYGHSESINVELNSSYNIEDIFELYKNSKGIILRDDVKNNIYPMPIDAAGTDEVYVGRIRRDFSINNGLNLWVVADNIRKGAASNAVQIAEYMISDK from the coding sequence ATGAAATATAATGTAGCAGTAGTTGGAGCTACTGGAATGGTAGGAAGAAAATTTATAGAAGTACTTGCGGAAAAAAACTTTCCTATAAATAACATTTACTTCTATGCTTCAAAGCGTTCTGCTGGTACCAAGCTATCCTATAAAGGCAGTGAAATTATAGTAGAAGAATTAAAAGAAGAAAATATCTCTAACAAGCAAATAGACTTTGCTCTCTTTTCAGCAGGTGGAGATACAAGTCTACAATTTGCGCCTATTTTTGTTAAATATAACGCTGTAGTAATAGATAACAGCAGTGCTTGGAGAATGAATTCTGAAGTTCCACTAGTAGTTCCAGAAGTAAATCCACAGGATATAAAATGGCATAAAGGCATAATTGCAAATCCAAACTGCTCAACTATTCAGGCAGTAGTAGCCTTAAAGCCTCTATATGATGCCTACGGTATTAAAAGAGTAGTATATTCAACCTATCAAGCAGTTTCTGGTTCAGGGCTTGGTGGATATTCTGACCTAGAAAATGGATTAAAAGGTGAAGAACCTAAAAAGTATCCTCACCCAATAGCTTACAATGTACTTCCTCATATTGATGTATTTTTAGATAATGGATACACAAAGGAAGAAAAGAAAATGATTGATGAAACTCAAAAGATTCTAGGGGATTCTTCACTTAAGATTACAGCAACCACAGTTAGAGTACCAGTTTACTATGGTCATAGTGAAAGCATTAACGTAGAGCTTAATTCTTCCTATAATATAGAAGATATATTTGAACTATATAAAAACTCTAAAGGAATAATCTTACGTGATGATGTTAAGAACAACATCTATCCAATGCCTATAGATGCTGCTGGAACAGATGAAGTTTATGTTGGAAGAATAAGAAGGGACTTCAGCATAAATAACGGTCTTAATCTTTGGGTAGTCGCTGACAACATAAGAAAAGGTGCTGCTTCTAATGCAGTACAAATTGCTGAATATATGATAAGTGATAAGTAA
- a CDS encoding UDP-N-acetylmuramoyl-L-alanyl-D-glutamate--2,6-diaminopimelate ligase — MKIIDLLKGINYETLQGNVNNEVDTISWDSRNVGSNSLFICTRSRVLDRHSFAIEAIEKGASALVVERFIENIPSHVTVIKVENGRKAMAQMANIFFNKPSNKFNLIGTTGTNGKTSITYMISSILKYAGRKVGVISTIENTIDDKPLSIKKTNPTTPDSLELQASFKEMADANVNDVVMEVTSSALDNHRVDNCDFDIGIFTNLSQDHLDEHGTMENYKIAKKKLFSLCRLGIVNMDDDVSLEFIKDCPCDFITYGINSPADISAKNMSFSITGTSFTLNFHGVEKEVKLNIPSEFNVYNALAAIGACYFLGLPLDIIIEGIAQLEGIKGRFQCVCRDNTPLAIVDYAHTPDSLEKTLDAIRRFNPRKLYVIFGCGGDRDKTKRPIMGHIAGNFADYCIITSDNPRTELPEKIIEDVEKGIKNTNCSYEKILDRKAAIIHALKMARPSDVVLIAGKGHENYQILSDRTIHFDDIEVVKEYFNSCIF, encoded by the coding sequence ATGAAAATTATAGATTTATTAAAAGGCATAAACTATGAAACACTTCAAGGAAACGTAAATAATGAAGTGGACACAATAAGCTGGGATTCCAGAAATGTAGGCAGCAACTCTTTATTTATCTGCACAAGAAGCCGGGTTTTAGATAGACATAGTTTTGCCATAGAAGCAATTGAAAAAGGGGCTTCAGCTTTAGTTGTTGAAAGATTTATTGAAAACATTCCATCTCATGTTACAGTAATAAAAGTTGAGAATGGCCGTAAGGCTATGGCACAAATGGCAAATATATTTTTCAATAAGCCTTCAAATAAATTCAACCTTATTGGAACTACAGGTACTAACGGCAAAACCTCTATAACATATATGATTTCTAGTATATTGAAATATGCTGGCAGAAAAGTAGGAGTTATAAGCACTATTGAAAATACCATTGATGACAAGCCCTTAAGCATAAAGAAAACTAACCCAACCACCCCTGATTCACTGGAACTTCAAGCAAGCTTTAAAGAAATGGCAGATGCAAATGTAAATGATGTAGTGATGGAGGTTACCTCATCAGCACTGGATAATCATAGAGTAGACAACTGCGACTTTGATATAGGCATCTTTACCAATCTTAGTCAAGATCATTTAGATGAGCATGGCACTATGGAAAATTATAAAATAGCAAAGAAAAAGCTTTTCAGTCTGTGCAGACTTGGAATAGTAAATATGGACGATGATGTATCCTTGGAATTTATTAAAGACTGCCCTTGTGATTTTATAACCTACGGTATTAATTCACCTGCTGATATTTCTGCTAAAAATATGTCATTCTCCATTACTGGCACAAGCTTCACCTTAAATTTTCACGGCGTAGAAAAAGAAGTTAAATTAAATATTCCCTCAGAGTTTAATGTATATAATGCTCTTGCAGCTATAGGAGCCTGTTACTTCCTTGGACTCCCTTTAGATATTATTATTGAAGGCATTGCACAGCTAGAAGGAATTAAAGGTCGCTTTCAGTGTGTGTGTAGGGATAATACACCCCTTGCTATTGTAGACTACGCTCATACACCCGATAGCTTAGAAAAAACTTTAGATGCCATTAGAAGATTTAACCCCAGAAAACTATATGTAATATTTGGCTGCGGAGGTGATAGAGATAAAACCAAACGTCCAATTATGGGTCATATAGCAGGTAACTTTGCAGATTACTGCATCATAACTTCTGATAATCCCCGTACTGAACTTCCCGAAAAAATTATTGAAGACGTAGAAAAAGGTATTAAAAATACTAACTGCAGTTATGAAAAAATACTAGATAGAAAAGCAGCAATTATACATGCTTTAAAAATGGCACGTCCAAGTGATGTAGTTCTTATAGCTGGAAAAGGTCATGAAAATTATCAAATACTATCCGATAGAACAATACACTTTGATGATATAGAAGTAGTAAAAGAATACTTTAACAGTTGTATTTTTTAG
- a CDS encoding AraC family transcriptional regulator — translation MEKELSGYKRGYLKEDFIYFHLKDKKSMEFELHYHDFNKIIITLSGKVTYLVEGKSYNLKPWDILFVSSNQVHKAIIASEEVYERIIIWVNPQFIEKHNRSDCNLLTCFELTLLQKFNMLRLTKEPLNQLKHTLNQLEVACKSNEFGSQILKNSLFLQLLVHLNRLMLRSSDWVIKDQIYYDKNIEDILSYINENIRENMSVDSIADKFYINRHYLMHKFKKETGYTIHNYIVQKKIALASSLIIQGVSIMEVCETCGFNDYSSFVRAYKKQYGLPPKKHFSLLKSLEEEYKSRHII, via the coding sequence GTGGAGAAAGAGCTTTCAGGGTATAAAAGAGGATATTTAAAAGAAGATTTTATATATTTTCATTTAAAAGATAAAAAGAGTATGGAATTTGAACTCCATTATCATGATTTTAATAAAATTATTATTACTTTGTCCGGCAAAGTTACCTATCTTGTTGAAGGTAAATCCTATAACTTAAAACCCTGGGACATACTTTTTGTAAGCTCTAATCAAGTTCATAAGGCTATAATAGCTTCTGAGGAAGTATATGAAAGAATAATTATATGGGTAAACCCTCAATTTATCGAAAAGCATAATAGGAGTGACTGTAACCTGTTAACCTGCTTTGAACTCACTTTACTTCAAAAGTTCAATATGCTTAGACTTACGAAGGAACCTTTAAATCAATTAAAACATACTTTAAATCAGCTTGAAGTAGCATGTAAAAGTAATGAGTTTGGAAGTCAAATACTAAAGAACTCCTTATTTCTACAGCTGTTGGTTCATTTAAATAGACTTATGCTGAGAAGCAGCGATTGGGTTATTAAGGACCAGATTTACTACGATAAGAATATAGAAGATATACTAAGTTATATAAATGAGAATATAAGAGAGAATATGAGTGTTGACAGTATAGCTGATAAGTTTTATATTAATAGGCACTACCTGATGCACAAGTTTAAAAAGGAAACGGGTTATACCATTCACAATTATATAGTCCAAAAGAAAATAGCTCTAGCCAGCAGTCTTATAATTCAAGGGGTAAGTATTATGGAGGTGTGTGAAACCTGTGGTTTTAATGACTATTCCAGCTTTGTAAGAGCATATAAAAAACAGTATGGACTGCCGCCTAAAAAACACTTTTCACTTCTTAAAAGTTTGGAGGAAGAATACAAAAGCAGGCATATTATATAG